A DNA window from Deinococcus arcticus contains the following coding sequences:
- a CDS encoding tyrosine-type recombinase/integrase, protein MTLVRTGDPLALIHLTDQALRVRAVEAASTYDAPTLVQVTQAYMTSGSRKGARTSPKTLAAYSLAVSDFVPWAQDQGVQLLRPGRRDGGRYVAHLQTRPSQGRGKTGTLSASTVAQYVAGARALYRALRWAGATEAQPFEDVHVPPDPTPGIVRNPPYMREIDEVLSYCDARLAALLLLCAHAGLRVSEALAVKVSDIQGTQLTVRGKGGKVRRVPLGKRVRTALAGLPPIQADGRLFDWSYHQAKYRMSLAFRAAGHGQTWRGFHAARKHSGTRLYRVTKDFTRVGALLGHASVDTTRRYVAMEENDVQHEVEDF, encoded by the coding sequence GTGACCCTTGTCCGCACTGGTGACCCCCTCGCCCTGATCCATCTGACTGATCAAGCTCTACGAGTCCGTGCCGTCGAAGCGGCCAGCACCTACGACGCCCCGACCCTGGTGCAGGTCACCCAGGCCTACATGACCAGTGGCAGCCGCAAAGGTGCCCGCACCAGTCCGAAGACCCTGGCAGCCTACAGCCTGGCGGTGAGCGACTTTGTGCCGTGGGCGCAGGATCAGGGGGTCCAACTGCTGCGCCCCGGGCGGCGGGACGGCGGACGCTACGTGGCGCACCTGCAGACGCGGCCGTCACAGGGACGCGGAAAAACGGGCACCCTGTCGGCCTCGACCGTGGCGCAGTACGTGGCCGGCGCCCGGGCGCTGTACCGGGCCCTGCGCTGGGCCGGCGCGACGGAAGCCCAGCCCTTTGAGGATGTCCATGTGCCGCCGGACCCCACGCCAGGTATCGTCAGGAACCCGCCGTATATGCGCGAGATTGATGAGGTGCTCAGCTACTGCGACGCCCGCCTGGCCGCGTTGTTGCTGCTCTGCGCCCACGCGGGCCTGCGCGTCAGTGAAGCCCTGGCCGTGAAGGTCTCTGACATTCAGGGGACGCAGCTGACTGTGCGCGGCAAGGGTGGCAAGGTCCGCCGGGTGCCACTGGGGAAACGGGTTCGCACCGCTCTAGCCGGCCTCCCGCCGATACAAGCCGATGGCCGACTCTTCGACTGGTCCTACCACCAGGCCAAGTACCGGATGAGCCTCGCGTTTCGGGCGGCTGGGCATGGGCAGACCTGGCGCGGCTTTCATGCGGCCAGGAAACACTCAGGGACCCGGCTGTACCGCGTGACCAAGGATTTTACCCGGGTTGGCGCGTTGCTCGGCCACGCGTCCGTAGACACGACCCGGCGGTATGTGGCGATGGAAGAAAACGACGTCCAGCATGAGGTCGAGGACTTCTGA